Genomic DNA from Comamonas antarctica:
CAGCCGTGGGATCGAGGTCGGCAAACGGATCCTGGCCGGCGTTGATGGCGGCAAGGATCTGGTCGATTTCCGTGGGCACCGGCGGTGCGACCGCGGCTTCCTGCGGCTGCGGCGGGTTGACCAGATCGGCCGTGAGCAGCAGTTCCTGGTTCTCGCCGATGATCAGCGGCGGCTGGCCGTCGGCCTGCAACTGCACCGAGCCGCCAGACGAGGTGACGATCACCGCGTCGGCCGGAATGCGCATGCCTTCGTGGATGGGAGTCAGGCTGCCATCGGTGCCCCGGATCCAGGCTTGCCCGGTGAGTTGCGTGACGAGAACGGTTTGTGCTGCGGCCATGGTGCTCTGAAACTCCAGTCAGGGGGAGAGGAAGCGCCAGACGGTCTTCCTCCAATAATTGCAACAGATAGTAGGGATTGGTTGGGAGCTGGGCTATTGGCGCCAAAGCCAATACGCCCAGGTTTTCGGCGTGCGGAAATAAAAAAACCCCGGTCCTGCAGCGGCGGGACCTGGGTTCGGTAGATACAAGCGAGGCGCGCTCAGGCCGGCTGCGGACGGCCTATGCCGTGGACCTTGAGCGCCAGCATCAGCCGGTCTTCGACCTGCAGCTTCTCGAAGACCGCCGACAGGTGGGCGCGCACCGTGCGTTCGCTGATCGACATGCGTTCGGCGATCTGCGCATTGCTCTCGCCCAGCGAGGCATAGCGCGCCACCTCCTGCTCGCGCGGCGACAGCGCCTGCGCCCAGTGGTCTCCGGGCTCGGGCAGGCGGGCGTCGACATCGCGCAGCAGGCGCTGCAGCAGCGAGCGCCCCAGCCAGATATTGCCGCCCGCCAGGCTCTGCAGCATCTGCGCCAGCACCTCGGCGCCCGACTGTGCATGGGCGTAGCCGCTGGCGCCCTTGGCCAACAGCTGCCGGCCCTCGTCGTCGCTCGGACGGTTGCTCAGCACCAGCACCTTGGCGTCTTGCAGCAGGCCGCTCCATGCGGCGTCGCCGCTGGCCGGCAGTTGCGGCAAGGCCGCATCGAGCACGACCAGGCTGCGGCCCTGCTGCTTCCAACGTTGCAGATCGGCGAGGCCCTGGCCACGCGCCGGCAGCCACTGCGGGCCTGCAATCCGCTGCCAGGCTTGCCACAACGCGGCGTCCTGGGTCAGCATCAATACCGGCAATGCATTCATACGATTTTCTTGCGAAGGGCTCTGCACGTCGTGTCTACCTGCCTGTTGTCTGTTGTCACGCGCCTGGCTCAGCGCTCGGTCAATGCGTTGGCCTTGGTGCGCAGAATGGGCTTGAGCAGATACTGCAGCAGCGTGCGCTTGCCGGTGAGGATGTGCACCTCGGCCTGCATGCCGGGAATGATCGGGCGCGAGTTGTCGCCCACGTCGGCGCGGTCGGTGCGCACCTTCACCACATAGAAGGAGTTGCCCTTCTCGTCGGTGATGGTGTTGGCGCCGATCTGCTCGAGCCGGCCCTTCAAGCCGCCATAGATCGCGAAGTCATAGGCCGAGAACTTGACCTCGGCCTCCTGGCCCGGGTGCAGGAATCCGATGTCGCGCGGATTGATCTGCACCTCCATCAGCAGCGTGTCGTCCAGCGGCACGATATCCAGGATGTCCTTGCCCGGCTGCACCACGCCGCCGACGGTGTTGGCCATCAGCGTGTTGACGGTGCCGCGCACCGGCGAGCGCACTTCGGCCAGGCGCACGCGGTTTTCCAGCGCCACCTGGCCCTGCTCCAGCGTGCCCAGCTTGGCGCGGGTTTCGGACAGCTCGGCCCGCGCCAGGTTGCGCGCGGTCAGCTCCGACTCCTGGATCTTGCGTTCGGCTTCCTGGATCGCGGCCTGGATGCGGCCGATCTGCGCGCCGGCGGCACGCGCCTCGCCGCAAAAGCGTGCGACATCGCGCTGCAGGCGCAGCAGGTCGACTTCGGACACCGCGCCGCTCTTGAGCAGCGGCCGGGTCACGTTGAGTTCTTCCGACGTGAGGTTGCAGCTCGACGTCGCCTGGTCGCGGTTGGCCTGGCTCTCGCGCAGCTCCTGCTGGCGTTGGCGCAGCTGATCGCGTGCGATGTTGACGGTGGCGTTGAGTTCCTGGGTGCGGGTCTCCCACAGCCGGCGCTCCTGCTCCACGATCTGCGGCGCCGCGGCCTGCAGTTCCGCCGGCACGCTGAACGCATCGCCATTGGCCAGCGCCTGCAGCCGCGCGGCCTTGGCCTGCAGCGACAACAGTTCGGCGCGGTTCTCGCCCAGCGACGAGCTGTAGCGCGTCGGGTCGATGCGCAGCAGCACCTGGTCCTTCTCCACGCGCTGGCCGGGACGCACCAGCAGTTCCTGCACGATACCGCCGTCGAGGCTTTGCACCACCTGCACCTGGCGCGACGGCACGACCTTGCCCTGGCCGCGCACCACTTCGTCGATGCGGCCGAACGCGGCCCAGATCAACAGCGCCAGCAGCGCGAGCAGCGACGCCCAGATCAGCAGCCGCGAGCCGCGCGCCTGCTGCTGGCCCGCCGCCCACTGGGCATCGGCCTTGAGATCGTCGCTCTGGTGCGTGCCCACGCTTTCGCTGCCATCGAGCAGCCAGCGCGACAGCTGCTGCGAGCGCGCGCGCAGCGCGGCCTTGAGCCGGCCTTCGCGTGCCACGGGCTTTTCGGCGGGTGTTGGTTTGTTTTCTTTCATGCCCGGGCTCCCGTTGCGCCAATGCGGCCCTGCTTCAGGGCTTCAATGACCTGGTCCTTGGCGCCATCGGCGACGATGCGTCCGCCGTCGATCACGATCAGGCGGTCGACCAGAGTCAACAGCGCCGTGCGGTGCGTCACCAGCAGCACGGTCTTGCCCGCGGATGCGTCCTGCAGGCGGCGCTTGAGCTGGGCTTCGCTCTGGTTGTCGAGGTTGCTGCTGGGCTCATCGAGCAGCAGCATGGGCGGGTCGTTGATCAGCGCGCGCGCCACCGCGATCGACTGGCGCTGGCCGCCCGAAAGCGACTCGCCGCGCTCGCCGATGTTCATGCCATAGCCCTTTGGATGCTGGGCCGCGAATTCATCGACGCCCGCAATGCGCGCCGCCTGCAGCATCTCGCGCTCGCCGGCCTGCGGCGCGCCGATCAGCAGGTTGTGCTTGAGGCTGCCGTAGAACAGCATCGGATCCTGGGGCACATGGCCGATCGCGCGGCGCAGGTCCACGGGGTCGATCTGGCGCGCATCGATGCCGTCGATCAGCACCGCGCCTTCGGTCGGCTGGTACAGGCCCAGCACCAGCTTCTCCAGCGTGGTCTTGCCCGAACCGATGCGCCCGATCAGTCCCACGCGCTCGCCGGGCTTGACGGCAAAGCTCACGCCCGACAGGCTGGCCTGGTCGCTGCCCGGATAGCTGAAGCTCACGTTGCGGAACTCGATGGCGCCGCGCAGATCGGGCCGCGACACGAACTCGCGGTCGGCGGCGTGCTCGACCGGCATCTTCATGTAGTTGTCGATCGAATGCAGCGAGGTGCGCGCATTGTGGAACTGCATCATCAGCCCCGCCACCTGGCCGAAGGGCGCGAGGCAGCGGCCGGCAATCATCGACGCGGCAATGATGCCGCCCATCGACAGCGCCGATTCCTGCACCTGGTACACGCCGATGATCACCACCGCCACGCTCACCAGTTGCTGCATGGTCTGCACGAAGTTCACCGTGCCCGAGGAGATGAACTTGATCTTGCCGCCCATGTAGGCGATGTACTGGGTCGAGCTCTCCCACAGCCGCTGCACGCCGCTCTGGGCATTGAGCGTCTTGACGGCTTCGAGGTTGGTGAGCGACTCCACCAGCAGCGCATTGCGCTGCGACGAGGCCTGGAAGGTCTTGAGCGTGAGGCTTTCCATGCGCGCCTGGGCCCAGAACGACACCGCCAGGATGGCCAGGATCGCCACGATGGGCGGAATCAGCATCCACGGCGAGATCCACACCAACGCCAGCAGGAACAGCAGCACGAACGGCAGGTCGACCAGCGTGGTCAGGCTGGCCGAGGCAATGAAGTCGCGCACCGATTCGAACGAGCGCAGGTTGGCGGCAAACGAGCCCACCGACGCCGGCCGGGCTTCCATGCGCAGGTCCAGCACGCGCTCCATGATCTGCGCCGACAGCTGCACGTCGACGCGCTTGCTCGCCGCATCGACCACATAGGCACGCGCCGTGCTCAGCACGAAATTGAAGACCAGCACCAGCGAGATGCCGATGGCCAGCACCCACAGCGTTTCCACCGCATTGTTGGGCACGACACGGTCATAGACGTTCATGCTGAACAGCGGCATCGCCAGCGCGAACAGATTGATCAGGATCGCAGCCATCAGCGCATCGCGGTACAGGCGGCGGTTGTCCAGCACCACGGCCCAGAACCAGTGGCCGCTGCGCGGCTCGAGCCCCGGCTGCACCGAGCGCTGCTCGAAGCGGAACTGCGGGCGCACGAAGCACATCATGCCGGCGTACTCCTGCAGCAGCGTGGCGCGCTCGACCTCGACCGGGCTGCCGATCTCGGGATACTGGACCAGGAAACGGCCTTCGGGAAGGGCCTTGAGCAGCAGGCAGGCGCGGTTGCCTTCGAGCAGCAGGATGGCTGGCAGCAGGCCTTCGGGCACGCCGTCGAGCTCGCGCTGCACGATGCGCGTCGTGAAGTTGGCGCGCGCGGCCGCACGCGCCAGCAGCGAGGGCGTGAGGCGCTGGTCGACCAGCGGCAGCCCATTGCTCAGGGCCTGCGCCGAATAGGGGTGGCCATGCAGCTGCGTCAGCTGCACCAGGCAATCGAGCAGTGGATCGGAATGGACCGCACCCGCAGCCCCAGCGGCGGGCGCGGGCGGCGGGCCGGCACCCTGGTCGGGCACCGCCGGCGGATCCTCGGGGTTCTCAAGTTCTGAATACGGCATCGTCACCCTTCCCCACTACAAAAGCTCTTCGTCGTCGTCTATCAGGTCCAGCGAACCACGTACTTTCTCGCGCACCCGCTTGCGCTGGTTCAGCTTCTCCAGCGCCTGCGGCGGCAGGTCGGTCAGGCGCAAGGTGCCATTGGCCAGCAAGGCCTCGATCAGATCCTCCAGGACGCGGATGAAGTCCGCGTCCAGCGCGGACAGCTCGCGCCGGGATTCCTCGGAGGGGGGCGGTGTGCTTTTTTCCATGGCGGTATGGCTCCTGGCGCGTGAAGTCCTCAACGGCGGATGGGCGCCGACAGCGTGGTGTTCGGAA
This window encodes:
- a CDS encoding HlyD family type I secretion periplasmic adaptor subunit, translating into MKENKPTPAEKPVAREGRLKAALRARSQQLSRWLLDGSESVGTHQSDDLKADAQWAAGQQQARGSRLLIWASLLALLALLIWAAFGRIDEVVRGQGKVVPSRQVQVVQSLDGGIVQELLVRPGQRVEKDQVLLRIDPTRYSSSLGENRAELLSLQAKAARLQALANGDAFSVPAELQAAAPQIVEQERRLWETRTQELNATVNIARDQLRQRQQELRESQANRDQATSSCNLTSEELNVTRPLLKSGAVSEVDLLRLQRDVARFCGEARAAGAQIGRIQAAIQEAERKIQESELTARNLARAELSETRAKLGTLEQGQVALENRVRLAEVRSPVRGTVNTLMANTVGGVVQPGKDILDIVPLDDTLLMEVQINPRDIGFLHPGQEAEVKFSAYDFAIYGGLKGRLEQIGANTITDEKGNSFYVVKVRTDRADVGDNSRPIIPGMQAEVHILTGKRTLLQYLLKPILRTKANALTER
- a CDS encoding type I secretion system permease/ATPase; this translates as MPYSELENPEDPPAVPDQGAGPPPAPAAGAAGAVHSDPLLDCLVQLTQLHGHPYSAQALSNGLPLVDQRLTPSLLARAAARANFTTRIVQRELDGVPEGLLPAILLLEGNRACLLLKALPEGRFLVQYPEIGSPVEVERATLLQEYAGMMCFVRPQFRFEQRSVQPGLEPRSGHWFWAVVLDNRRLYRDALMAAILINLFALAMPLFSMNVYDRVVPNNAVETLWVLAIGISLVLVFNFVLSTARAYVVDAASKRVDVQLSAQIMERVLDLRMEARPASVGSFAANLRSFESVRDFIASASLTTLVDLPFVLLFLLALVWISPWMLIPPIVAILAILAVSFWAQARMESLTLKTFQASSQRNALLVESLTNLEAVKTLNAQSGVQRLWESSTQYIAYMGGKIKFISSGTVNFVQTMQQLVSVAVVIIGVYQVQESALSMGGIIAASMIAGRCLAPFGQVAGLMMQFHNARTSLHSIDNYMKMPVEHAADREFVSRPDLRGAIEFRNVSFSYPGSDQASLSGVSFAVKPGERVGLIGRIGSGKTTLEKLVLGLYQPTEGAVLIDGIDARQIDPVDLRRAIGHVPQDPMLFYGSLKHNLLIGAPQAGEREMLQAARIAGVDEFAAQHPKGYGMNIGERGESLSGGQRQSIAVARALINDPPMLLLDEPSSNLDNQSEAQLKRRLQDASAGKTVLLVTHRTALLTLVDRLIVIDGGRIVADGAKDQVIEALKQGRIGATGARA
- a CDS encoding response regulator transcription factor is translated as MNALPVLMLTQDAALWQAWQRIAGPQWLPARGQGLADLQRWKQQGRSLVVLDAALPQLPASGDAAWSGLLQDAKVLVLSNRPSDDEGRQLLAKGASGYAHAQSGAEVLAQMLQSLAGGNIWLGRSLLQRLLRDVDARLPEPGDHWAQALSPREQEVARYASLGESNAQIAERMSISERTVRAHLSAVFEKLQVEDRLMLALKVHGIGRPQPA